Proteins found in one Arthrobacter pascens genomic segment:
- a CDS encoding GNAT family N-acetyltransferase, with the protein MSPDAMVGDITHLLEVWVAGWAGCRGYQTATEGRFPAALRADTTGEWEYFAHDPSDGEFASLAAKTAEAPARILTILTNDVARYIHLAETHALNVTSASQSMMIVDMETQDSEDPWLSDDDLSVATSELDGVHHAVVRSGDTVAASGRVFVVGETAIFDKIVTEPAFQRRGLGSFIMKALAAQAFEHDVENGLLLASLDGQKLYSHLGWSTVCHVLMLSASDEGSDLSVV; encoded by the coding sequence ATGAGTCCGGACGCCATGGTTGGAGACATCACCCACCTTCTTGAAGTCTGGGTAGCCGGCTGGGCCGGCTGCCGCGGTTACCAGACTGCCACCGAGGGCCGCTTCCCCGCCGCACTGCGGGCCGACACCACCGGGGAATGGGAGTATTTCGCCCACGACCCAAGCGACGGCGAGTTCGCCTCCTTGGCCGCCAAGACCGCCGAAGCCCCCGCCAGGATCCTGACCATCCTGACCAACGACGTCGCCCGTTACATCCACCTGGCCGAAACGCACGCGCTGAACGTCACCTCCGCCTCCCAGTCGATGATGATCGTGGACATGGAAACCCAGGACTCGGAAGATCCCTGGCTCTCCGACGATGACCTCTCGGTGGCCACCTCTGAGCTGGACGGTGTGCACCACGCGGTGGTCCGATCCGGTGACACCGTAGCCGCCAGCGGCAGGGTTTTTGTGGTGGGCGAAACGGCAATCTTCGACAAAATCGTCACGGAACCGGCCTTTCAGCGCCGCGGCCTGGGCAGCTTCATCATGAAGGCGCTGGCCGCCCAGGCTTTCGAACACGATGTGGAGAACGGACTGCTCCTCGCGTCCCTTGACGGGCAAAAGCTGTATTCCCACCTGGGCTGGTCGACAGTTTGCCACGTTCTGATGCTTTCCGCCTCGGACGAAGGCTCTGATCTTTCCGTCGTCTGA
- the trhO gene encoding oxygen-dependent tRNA uridine(34) hydroxylase TrhO, whose product MALNRIVLFYGFTPIADPDAVRLWQRALCEKLGLTGRILISRDGINATVGGEIGAVKQYVKTTREYRGFHGIDVKWSDGGAEDFPRLSVKVRDEIVSFGAPGELKVDANGVVGGGTHLKPEELHELVEAKKQTGQAVKFFDGRNAFEAQIGKFKDAIVPDVATTHDFIRELDSGKYDDLKDQPIVTYCTGGIRCEVLSSLMVNRGFSEVYQLDGGIVRYGETFKDQGLWEGSLYVFDKRMHLEFSEDAKTIGECVRCAAPTSKFENCSNPSCRTLTLYCTECASRPETLRCPEGCAA is encoded by the coding sequence GTGGCTTTGAACCGAATTGTGCTCTTTTACGGCTTTACCCCCATCGCGGATCCGGACGCGGTGCGGCTCTGGCAGCGCGCCCTGTGCGAGAAACTCGGGCTGACCGGGCGCATCCTCATCTCCCGGGACGGCATCAACGCCACGGTGGGCGGCGAGATCGGCGCGGTTAAGCAGTATGTGAAGACCACGCGCGAATACAGGGGCTTCCACGGCATCGACGTGAAATGGTCCGACGGCGGCGCGGAGGACTTCCCCCGCCTCAGCGTCAAGGTCCGGGACGAGATTGTCTCTTTCGGCGCCCCCGGTGAACTCAAGGTGGACGCCAACGGTGTGGTGGGCGGCGGCACGCACCTCAAGCCCGAAGAACTGCACGAACTGGTGGAGGCCAAAAAGCAGACCGGCCAGGCAGTGAAGTTCTTTGACGGACGCAACGCCTTCGAGGCCCAGATCGGCAAGTTCAAGGACGCGATCGTCCCGGACGTGGCCACCACTCACGACTTCATCAGAGAACTTGATTCCGGCAAGTATGACGACCTCAAGGACCAGCCGATAGTCACCTACTGCACCGGCGGCATCCGCTGCGAGGTCCTCTCCAGCCTGATGGTGAACCGTGGCTTTTCGGAGGTCTACCAGCTGGACGGCGGCATTGTCCGCTACGGCGAAACCTTCAAGGACCAGGGCCTCTGGGAAGGGTCGTTGTATGTCTTCGACAAGCGCATGCACCTGGAGTTCAGCGAGGATGCCAAGACCATCGGCGAGTGTGTCCGCTGCGCCGCGCCTACCAGCAAGTTCGAAAACTGCTCCAACCCCAGCTGCCGCACCCTCACGCTGTACTGCACTGAATGCGCTTCCCGTCCGGAGACGTTGCGCTGCCCCGAAGGCTGCGCGGCCTGA